One region of Eulemur rufifrons isolate Redbay chromosome 1, OSU_ERuf_1, whole genome shotgun sequence genomic DNA includes:
- the CTLA4 gene encoding cytotoxic T-lymphocyte protein 4 isoform X2 — MACLGFQRHEARLDLASRTWSCMALFSLLFIPGFTKAMHVAQPEVVLASNQGVANFMCEYESSGKATEVRVTVLRQANSQETEVCAATYMLEEELTFLDDSTCTGTSSGNKVNLTIQGLRAKDMGLYICKVELMYPPPYYVGVGNGTQIYVIAKEKKPPYNRGLCQNAPNRARM, encoded by the exons ATGGCTTGCCTTGGATTCCAGAGGCACGAGGCTCGGCTGGATCTAGCTTCCAGGACCTGGTCCTGCATGgccttgttttctcttcttttcattccTGGCTTCACCAAAG CAATGCACGTGGCCCAGCCTGAAGTGGTACTGGCCAGCAACCAGGGTGTCGCCAACTTCATGTGTGAGTATGAGTCTTCAGGCAAAGCCACTGAGGTCCGGGTGACAGTGCTGCGGCAGGCCAACAGCCAGGAGACTGAAGTCTGTGCTGCGACATACATGCTGGAGGAGGAGTTGACCTTCCTAGATGATTCTACCTGCACTGGCACCTCCAGTGGCAACAAAGTGAACCTGACTATCCAAGGGCTGAGGGCCAAGGACATGGGACTCTACATCTGCAAGGTGGAGCTCATGTACCCGCCACCATACTACGTGGGTGTGGGCAATGGAACCCAGATTTATGTCATTG CTAAAGAAAAGAAGCCTCCTTACAACAGGGGTCTATGTCAAAATGCCCCCAACAGAGCCAGAATGTGA
- the CTLA4 gene encoding cytotoxic T-lymphocyte protein 4 isoform X1, which yields MACLGFQRHEARLDLASRTWSCMALFSLLFIPGFTKAMHVAQPEVVLASNQGVANFMCEYESSGKATEVRVTVLRQANSQETEVCAATYMLEEELTFLDDSTCTGTSSGNKVNLTIQGLRAKDMGLYICKVELMYPPPYYVGVGNGTQIYVIDPEPCPDYDFLLWILAAVSSGLFFYSFLLTAVSLSKMLKKRSLLTTGVYVKMPPTEPECEKQFQPYFIPIN from the exons ATGGCTTGCCTTGGATTCCAGAGGCACGAGGCTCGGCTGGATCTAGCTTCCAGGACCTGGTCCTGCATGgccttgttttctcttcttttcattccTGGCTTCACCAAAG CAATGCACGTGGCCCAGCCTGAAGTGGTACTGGCCAGCAACCAGGGTGTCGCCAACTTCATGTGTGAGTATGAGTCTTCAGGCAAAGCCACTGAGGTCCGGGTGACAGTGCTGCGGCAGGCCAACAGCCAGGAGACTGAAGTCTGTGCTGCGACATACATGCTGGAGGAGGAGTTGACCTTCCTAGATGATTCTACCTGCACTGGCACCTCCAGTGGCAACAAAGTGAACCTGACTATCCAAGGGCTGAGGGCCAAGGACATGGGACTCTACATCTGCAAGGTGGAGCTCATGTACCCGCCACCATACTACGTGGGTGTGGGCAATGGAACCCAGATTTATGTCATTG ACCCAGAACCCTGCCCAGATTACGACTTCCTCCTCTGGATCCTTGCAGCGGTTAGTTCGGGGTTGTTTTTTTACAGCTTTCTCCTCACAGCTGTTTCTTTGAGCAAAATG CTAAAGAAAAGAAGCCTCCTTACAACAGGGGTCTATGTCAAAATGCCCCCAACAGAGCCAGAATGTGAAAAGCAATTTCAGCCTTATTTTATTCCCATCAATTGA